Proteins encoded together in one Desulfovibrio sp. Huiquan2017 window:
- a CDS encoding site-specific DNA-methyltransferase translates to MQKLDPNTDGKTMDIVADNIAKLKELFPEIVTEGKVDFEALKGVLGEYVEDREERYSFTWNGKSKARMLAQTPSNGTLRPCPEESVDFDSTQNLFIEGDNLEVLKLLQKSYYGKIKMIYIDPPYNTGGDFIYPDNFRESIKNYMELTGQVNSDGKKSSTNYETSGRYHTDWLNMMYPRLRLARNLLRDDGVIFISIDDCEVSNLRRICDEIFGDERFIAQLIWKSRQNKDNRTKNGTSVDHEYIVTYGKTLRGDDRNLQGYSNPDNDSRGDWTSANMVGLATADRRPNLHYNLIDPATGIDYGCPEMGWRYDTNTMAKLISEKRILWPASPDGRPRRKSFLSELSSERTGYSSIVGTDIYTRNGTADIGKLFETRVMDFPKPVGLIKGLINQADLKQDEIILDFFSGSATAAHAVMQLNAEDDGNRKFIMVQLPEVCAESSEAFKSGYKTIADIGKERIRRVIAKIKSKQETIGAGAKEKLPGLAEEPHKLDLGFKVLKLDSTNIKPWDADFDSYESSLDDYISNIKPGRSEEDVLYEILLKYGLDLTLPIETRIIADKKVFIVGLGALVLCLADGITLDVVEGIADLKEELKPEVMRVVFKDNGFSGTNGDVIKTNAIQILRQHDITDVKSL, encoded by the coding sequence ATGCAGAAGCTTGATCCGAATACCGATGGCAAGACCATGGACATCGTGGCCGACAACATTGCCAAGCTCAAAGAGCTGTTCCCAGAGATCGTCACCGAAGGCAAAGTGGACTTCGAAGCGCTGAAGGGAGTCCTCGGTGAATACGTGGAGGACCGCGAGGAACGCTACAGCTTCACCTGGAACGGCAAGTCCAAGGCGCGGATGTTGGCGCAGACGCCGAGCAATGGAACGTTGCGGCCTTGTCCTGAGGAGTCGGTGGATTTTGACTCGACCCAGAACTTGTTCATTGAAGGCGATAATTTGGAAGTTTTGAAGCTCTTGCAGAAGAGCTATTATGGCAAGATTAAAATGATTTATATTGACCCGCCATATAATACTGGCGGAGATTTTATCTATCCAGACAACTTTCGGGAGAGTATCAAAAACTATATGGAGCTAACAGGACAAGTTAACTCTGATGGGAAAAAATCTTCGACCAATTATGAAACAAGTGGAAGGTATCATACCGATTGGTTGAACATGATGTATCCTCGCTTACGCCTTGCAAGAAACCTACTCAGGGACGATGGCGTAATCTTTATTTCAATAGATGATTGTGAAGTCTCAAATCTGCGTAGAATATGCGATGAAATTTTTGGCGATGAGAGATTCATAGCTCAACTCATTTGGAAAAGCAGACAAAACAAGGATAATAGGACAAAGAATGGAACATCAGTCGACCATGAGTATATAGTTACTTATGGGAAGACCCTCAGAGGAGATGATAGGAATTTACAAGGGTACTCAAACCCCGACAACGATTCGCGTGGTGACTGGACAAGTGCGAACATGGTTGGTCTCGCTACCGCTGATCGCCGTCCGAATCTTCATTACAATTTAATCGATCCCGCAACAGGTATCGATTACGGTTGCCCGGAAATGGGATGGCGATACGATACGAACACCATGGCCAAGCTGATTTCAGAAAAAAGAATTCTTTGGCCTGCAAGTCCTGATGGACGACCAAGAAGAAAGTCATTTCTAAGCGAGTTGTCGTCTGAAAGAACAGGTTATTCATCTATCGTAGGCACTGATATTTACACAAGAAACGGCACTGCCGACATTGGCAAGTTATTTGAAACAAGGGTCATGGATTTTCCAAAGCCTGTCGGCCTCATAAAGGGACTCATTAATCAAGCAGACTTAAAACAGGATGAAATAATTTTAGATTTCTTCTCGGGCTCTGCCACAGCCGCCCACGCGGTTATGCAGCTTAACGCCGAAGACGACGGGAATCGCAAGTTCATCATGGTACAGCTTCCTGAAGTTTGTGCTGAAAGCTCCGAGGCATTTAAATCTGGTTATAAAACCATTGCCGACATCGGAAAAGAACGAATCCGTCGCGTTATCGCAAAGATCAAATCCAAACAAGAAACGATTGGCGCAGGAGCAAAAGAGAAGCTCCCTGGTCTGGCAGAAGAACCGCATAAGCTCGACCTCGGCTTCAAAGTCCTCAAACTCGACTCAACGAACATCAAACCGTGGGATGCCGATTTCGACAGCTACGAGAGCTCCCTGGACGACTATATCTCCAACATCAAGCCGGGACGCTCCGAAGAAGACGTGCTCTACGAGATCCTGCTCAAGTACGGTCTGGACCTGACCTTGCCCATCGAGACACGTATCATCGCCGACAAGAAGGTCTTCATCGTGGGGCTGGGCGCGCTCGTCCTGTGCCTGGCGGACGGCATCACCCTAGATGTGGTCGAGGGCATTGCAGACCTCAAGGAGGAGCTCAAGCCCGAAGTCATGCGCGTGGTGTTCAAGGACAACGGCTTCAGCGGCACTAATGGCGACGTGATCAAGACCAACGCCATTCAGATTCTGCGCCAGCACGACATTACGGACGTGAAGAGCCTGTAG